A stretch of Episyrphus balteatus chromosome 2, idEpiBalt1.1, whole genome shotgun sequence DNA encodes these proteins:
- the LOC129911713 gene encoding uncharacterized protein LOC129911713 — MALPYYYPPSVPLGPGVASMSSERVTQIYQQHNLQTMAYLQNVQYFPPIRYNFTPIPFKPYYTAPINSLLKPPTCYPDNLPFPQTVPNMAYPVAPVPFRPVHYTPTAPSFQSQLRQVVKRVAESDARMKAESKRLKASESEFRPVSSNGSLDNKRPSDLIVISDDEIPTPILESQKPLYVGNNPTVIPDPAYEQQLLQQPGLGQQYITKIRKLVEGFPETVEIKKSPSNKSSTKEKKVRQKCTKTKETISKKKTTPEPSEPSNESNSMPITWQIDYNSQDKDHVVLGSNGTLISRTFYETIPWNSFKLSTRILVQYYFTPFALATQKINGDNQLDKNIIDDIVNHIMVKCGVGRVSVRHKIEWICADEALKRKQKVEELC; from the coding sequence ATGGCTCTTCCTTACTATTATCCACCATCTGTTCCTCTGGGACCTGGAGTTGCTTCTATGTCATCTGAAAGGGTCACTCAAATTTACCAACAACATAACCTTCAAACAATGGCTTATTTACAGAACGTTCAATATTTTCCTCCGATTCGTTACAATTTTACACCAATTCCATTTAAACCTTATTATACAGCACCAATTAATAGTTTGTTGAAACCACCAACTTGCTACCCGGATAACCTGCCATTTCCTCAGACAGTTCCGAATATGGCTTATCCAGTAGCACCTGTGCCGTTTAGACCTGTACATTATACTCCAACAGCTCCGAGCTTTCAATCTCAGCTTAGACAAGTTGTGAAACGTGTAGCTGAATCTGATGCTCGAATGAAAGCTGAATCGAAAAGACTGAAGGCTAGTGAAAGTGAGTTTAGACCTGTAAGTTCAAATGGATCATTGGACAATAAAAGACCCTCAGATTTGATAGTAATATCTGATGACGAAATTCCAACACCAATTTTGGAATCACAAAAACCCCTCTATGTTGGAAATAACCCCACTGTTATTCCAGATCCTGCCTACGAACAACAACTTTTACAGCAACCAGGACTTGGGCAGCAGTATATTACGAAAATTCGAAAACTTGTCGAAGGATTTCCTGAGACGGTTGAAATTAAGAAAAGTCCATCGAACAAATCTTctacaaaagagaaaaaagttcGTCAAAAGTGCACCAAAACCAAAGAAACTATTTCTAAAAAGAAGACAACTCCTGAACCTAGTGAACCATCAAATGAATCAAATTCAATGCCAATCACTTGGCAAATTGATTACAACTCACAAGACAAGGATCATGTGGTTTTAGGATCAAATGGGACATTAATATCAAGAACTTTCTACGAAACTATTCCATGGAATAGTTTTAAGTTGAGTACCAGAATTTTAGTGCAGTACTATTTTACTCCGTTTGCCTTGGCAACACAAAAGATAAACGGGGACAATCAATTGGATAAAAATATCATTGATGATATTGTGAATCATATTATGGTCAAATGTGGAGTTGGAAGAGTTTCGGTTAGACATAAAATTGAATGGATATGCGCTGATGAGGCTCTTAAGAGAAAACAAAAGGTTGAAGAATTATgttga